In Grus americana isolate bGruAme1 chromosome 28, bGruAme1.mat, whole genome shotgun sequence, a single window of DNA contains:
- the RNF126 gene encoding E3 ubiquitin-protein ligase RNF126 isoform X1: MAEASPQPGRFFCHCCSAEIAPRLPDYICPRCESGFIEELPEEPRNADNETSSSTSTSDQSRHPFENVDQPLFTLPQGYGQFAFGIFDDSFEFPFGSNVQPEDNRDSESRREREHQSRHRYGARQPRARLATRRAAGRHEGVPTLEGIIQQLVNGIIAPTTIPNLGLGPWGVLHSNPMDYAWGANGLDAIITQLLNQFENTGPPPADKEKIQALPTIQIAQEHVDSGLECPVCKEDYTVGENVRQLPCNHLFHNSCIVPWLEQHDTCPVCRKSLSGQNTATNPPGLTGMNFSSSSSSSSSSSPSNENSSNNS; this comes from the exons atgGCGGAGGCTTCACCGCAGCCGGGACGGTTCTTCTGCCACTGTTGTTCGGCTGAGATCGCTCCTCGCCTGCCC GACTATATTTGCCCGCGGTGTGAATCTGGTTTTATTGAAGAACTTCCTGAAGAGCCGAG GAACGCTGACAATGAGACCAGCTCCTCTACGTCAACCAGTGATCAGAGCAGGCATCCTTTTGAG AATGTGGATCAGCCCTTATTCACCTTGCCACAGGGCTACGGCCAATTTGCCTTTGGGATCTTTGATGACAGCTTTGAATTTCCATTCGGGTCCAATGTGCAGCCGGAAGACAACAGGGACTCCGAAAGCCGGAGGGAGCGAGAGCACCAGTCTCGGCATCGATACGGTGCAAGGCAGCCCCGAGCCCGTCTCGCCACGCGCCGTGCTGCTGGCAGGCACGAGGGAGTTCCCACGCTAGAAGG aatTATCCAGCAGCTGGTCAATGGGATTATTGCACCTACAACAATACCAAACCTGGGGCTAGGTCCTTG GGGAGTCTTGCATTCAAATCCAATGGACTATGCGTGGGGTGCCAACGGCTTGGATGCGATTATTACACAG TTACTGAATCAGTTTGAAAACACTGGACCGCCGCCAGCAGACAAAGAGAAGATCCAGGCCCTCCCCACCATACAAATTGCACAGGAACACGTAG ATTCTGGGTTGGAGTGTCCTGTGTGTAAAGAAGACTATACAGTCGGTGAAAATGTCCGGCAGTTACCTTGCAATCACCTGTTCCACAACAGCTGTATAGTCCCTTGGCTGGAACAG CATGACACGTGTCCTGTGTGCCGGAAAAGCTTAAGTGGACAAAACACTGCCACAAACCCCCCAGGACTCACGGGGATGAACTTCTcgtcatcctcctcttcctcttcctccagctcaccaAGTAATGAAAACTCATCGAACAACTCATGA
- the PRSS57 gene encoding serine protease 57, translated as MVMAGLFILSLGGSVLLPALAPAGAQGSWIIGGKAVAPHSRPFIASIQMDGQHVCGGFLVWPKWVMTAAHCLIPRRNPSVRVVLGAHRLEEPEESQQVFSIAESIAHPRYNPGSVDNDIRLLRLNRSATLNKYVKRIRLPSPRIDLKPGTLCYVIGWGDISNYGDRPIELMETGTTIVKRSLCRTLWRGKVSPNMMCGASRNATLQGVCAGDSGGPLIFKEKVYGIVSFSGERCGDRRYPDIYTKISNYINWVHCIVQGRCHQKKQKKP; from the exons ATGGTCATGGCTGGGCTGTTCATCCTCAGCCTGGGAGGCTCCGTCCTGCTCCCGGCACTGGCCCCAGCAG GTGCCCAAGGGAGCTGGATCATCGGGGGGAAGGCGGTGGCACCCCACTCCCGGCCCTTCATCGCCTCCATCCAGATGGACGGGCAGCACGTCTGTGGGGGCTTCCTGGTGTGGCCCAAGTGGGTGATGACAGCAGCCCACTGCCTCATTCCCAG GCGCAACCCCTCGGTGCGCGTGGTGCTGGGCGCCCACAGGCTGGAGGAGCCCGAGGAATCCCAGCAGGTCTTCAGCATCGCAGAGTCCATCGCCCACCCGCGCTACAACCCCGGCTCAGTGGACAATGACATTCGCCTGCTCAGG ctgaacAGGTCAGCCACGCTGAACAAGTACGTGAAGCGGATCCGCCTGCCCTCGCCACGCATCGACCTGAAGCCCGGCACCCTCTGCTACGTGATAGGCTGGGGGGATATCTCCAACTATGGCGACCGGCCCATCGAGCTGATGGAGACCGGCACCACCATCGTCAAACGGAGCCTTTGCCGAACACTGTGGAGGGGCAAGGTCTCTCCCAACATGATGTGTGGGGCCAGCCGCAACGCCACGCTGCAGGGCGTCTGTGCG GGTGACTCCGGGGGACCCCTGATCTTCAAGGAGAAGGTTTACGGCATTGTCTCGTTCTCTGGGGAGAGATGTGGGGACCGCCGGTACCCTGACATCTACACCAAGATCTCCAACTACATCAACTGGGTGCATTGCATCGTGCAAGGGCGCTGCCAtcagaagaagcagaagaagcCCTAA
- the FSTL3 gene encoding follistatin-related protein 3: MPLRLALCLLALCSPAAAHGGICWLQQGKEAKCTMILKTGVTWEECCANGNVDVAWSNYTYPGNKISLLGFLGLVTCHPCKESCEGVVCGPDKVCKMKHGRPQCACAPDCSSLPRKLQVCGSDGYTYRDECDLLTAKCRDHPDLEVMYQGKCKKSCSSVVCPGTHTCVVDQTGSAHCVMCRTAPCPEPTSLDHALCGNNNVTYPSACHLRRATCHRGRSIGVRHYGSCSAAAKFSPETDNAEENYV, encoded by the exons atGCCGCTGCGGCTGGCGCTCTGCCTGCTCGCCCTctgcagccccgccgccgcgcacG GTGGGatctgctggctgcagcaggggaaggaggcCAAGTGCACCATGATCCTGAAGACAGGCGTGACGTGGGAGGAATGCTGTGCCAACGGCAATGTGGATGTGGCCTGGTCTAACTACACCTACCCCGGCAACAAGATCAGCCTGCTGGGCTTTCTGGGGCTGGTGACCTGCCACCCCTGCAAAG AGAGCTGCGAGGGGGTGGTGTGCGGCCCCGACAAGGTCTGCAAGATGAAGCACGGGCGTCCCCAGTGTGCCTGCGCCCCCGactgctccagcctgccccGCAAGCTGCAGGTCTGCGGCTCCGACGGCTACACCTACCGAGACGAGTGCGACCTGCTGACGGCCAAGTGCAGAGACCACCCCGACCTGGAAGTGATGTACCAGGGCAAATGCAAAA AgtcctgctccagcgtggtgtGTCCCGGCACCCACACCTGCGTGGTGGACCAGACGGGCAGCGCCCACTGCGTGATGTGCCGGACGGCTCCCTGCCCCGAGCCCACCAGCCTGGACCATGCCCTCTGCGGCAACAACAACGTCACCTACCCCTCGGCGTGCCACCTCCGGCGGGCCACCTGCCACCGCGGCCGCTCCATCGGCGTGCGCCACTACGGGAGCTGCTCGG CCGCAGCCAAATTCTCCCCGGAGACGGACAACGCGGAAGAGAACTACGTGTGA
- the RNF126 gene encoding E3 ubiquitin-protein ligase RNF126 isoform X2 — MAEASPQPGRFFCHCCSAEIAPRLPDYICPRCESGFIEELPEEPRNADNETSSSTSTSDQSRHPFEGYGQFAFGIFDDSFEFPFGSNVQPEDNRDSESRREREHQSRHRYGARQPRARLATRRAAGRHEGVPTLEGIIQQLVNGIIAPTTIPNLGLGPWGVLHSNPMDYAWGANGLDAIITQLLNQFENTGPPPADKEKIQALPTIQIAQEHVDSGLECPVCKEDYTVGENVRQLPCNHLFHNSCIVPWLEQHDTCPVCRKSLSGQNTATNPPGLTGMNFSSSSSSSSSSSPSNENSSNNS; from the exons atgGCGGAGGCTTCACCGCAGCCGGGACGGTTCTTCTGCCACTGTTGTTCGGCTGAGATCGCTCCTCGCCTGCCC GACTATATTTGCCCGCGGTGTGAATCTGGTTTTATTGAAGAACTTCCTGAAGAGCCGAG GAACGCTGACAATGAGACCAGCTCCTCTACGTCAACCAGTGATCAGAGCAGGCATCCTTTTGAG GGCTACGGCCAATTTGCCTTTGGGATCTTTGATGACAGCTTTGAATTTCCATTCGGGTCCAATGTGCAGCCGGAAGACAACAGGGACTCCGAAAGCCGGAGGGAGCGAGAGCACCAGTCTCGGCATCGATACGGTGCAAGGCAGCCCCGAGCCCGTCTCGCCACGCGCCGTGCTGCTGGCAGGCACGAGGGAGTTCCCACGCTAGAAGG aatTATCCAGCAGCTGGTCAATGGGATTATTGCACCTACAACAATACCAAACCTGGGGCTAGGTCCTTG GGGAGTCTTGCATTCAAATCCAATGGACTATGCGTGGGGTGCCAACGGCTTGGATGCGATTATTACACAG TTACTGAATCAGTTTGAAAACACTGGACCGCCGCCAGCAGACAAAGAGAAGATCCAGGCCCTCCCCACCATACAAATTGCACAGGAACACGTAG ATTCTGGGTTGGAGTGTCCTGTGTGTAAAGAAGACTATACAGTCGGTGAAAATGTCCGGCAGTTACCTTGCAATCACCTGTTCCACAACAGCTGTATAGTCCCTTGGCTGGAACAG CATGACACGTGTCCTGTGTGCCGGAAAAGCTTAAGTGGACAAAACACTGCCACAAACCCCCCAGGACTCACGGGGATGAACTTCTcgtcatcctcctcttcctcttcctccagctcaccaAGTAATGAAAACTCATCGAACAACTCATGA